The DNA region GCGCTACAAGATCATCCGCGGGTCGCTGGACACCCAGGGCGTCAAGAACCGCAAGCAAGCCCGCAGCCGCTACGGCGCGAAGAAGGAGAAGAGCTGATGCCGCGCAAGGGACCCGCGCCCAAGCGTCCGTTGGTCAACGATCCGGTCTACGGGTCGCAGCTGGTCACCCAGCTGGTCAACAAGGTTCTGCTGGACGGGAAGAAATCGCTGGCCGAACGCATTGTTTACGGTGCGCTCGAACAGGCTCGCGACAAGACCGGCACCGACCCCGTGGTCACGCTCAAGCGCGCCATGGACAACGTCAAGCCGTCGCTGGAGGTCCGTAGCCGCCGGGTCGGCGGTGCCACCTACCAGGTGCCGGTCGAGGTCCGTCCGGACCGGTCCACCACGCTGGCGCTGCGCTGGCTGGTGAGCTTCTCCAAGCAGCGTCGCGAGAAGACGATGATCGAGCGCCTGGCCAACGAGATCCTCGATGCCAGCAACGGCCTGGGTGCCGCCGTCAAGCGACGTGAGGACACCCACAAGATGGCTGAAGCCAACCGGGCCTTCGCGCACTACCGCTGGTGATGACCGCCGGCGGTGCCGGCGCAAGGAACAGCTAACTACCAAGCGAAAGAGAAGACTTCTGTGGCACAGAAGGACGTGCTGACCGACCTGACCAAGGTCCGCAACATCGGCATCATGGCGCACATCGACGCCGGTAAGACGACCACGACCGAGCGCATCCTCTACTACACCGGTATCAGCTACAAGATCGGTGAGGTGCACGACGGTGCCGCCACGATGGACTGGATGGAGCAGGAGCAGGAGCGGGGGATCACCATCACCTCGGCTGCGACCACCTGCTTCTGGGACGACAACCAGATCAACATCATCGACACCCCCGGCCACGTCGACTTCACCGTCGAGGTGGAGCGTTCGCTGCGCGTGCTCGACGGCGCGGTGGCCGTGTTCGACGGCAAAGAGGGCGTCGAGCCGCAGTCCGAGCAGGTGTGGCGGCAGGCCGACAAGTACAACGTCCCGCGCATCTGCTTCGTCAACAAGATGGACAAGCTGGGTGCCGACTTCTACTTCTCGGTGCGCACGATGGAAGAGCGCCTGGGCGCCAACGTCATCCCGATCCAGCTGCCGATCGGCGCGGAGAACGATTTCGAGGGCGTCGTCGACCTGGTCGAGATGAAGGCCAAGGTGTGGAGCGCCGAGGCCAAGCTCGGCGAGAAGTACGACGTCGTCGACATTCCGGCGGATCTGCAGGAAAAGGCCGACGAGTACCGGCTCAAGCTCATCGAGGCTGCTGCCGAGACCGACGACGACCTGATGGAGAAGTACCTCGGTGGTGAGGAGCTCTCGATCGAGGAGATCAAGAGCGGGCTGCGCAAGCTCACCATCAACTCCGAGGCCTACTTGGTGCTGTGTGGTTCGGCGTTCAAGAACAAGGGCGTGCAGCCCATGCTCGATGCCGTCATCGACTACCTGCCGTCTCCGCTGGACGTGCCGCCCGCCGAGGGGCACGTGCCGAACAAGGAAGACGAGCAGATCACCCGCAACCCGTCGACCGACGAGCCGTTCTCGGCGCTGGCGTTCAAGGTCGCGACCCACCCGTTCTTCGGGAAGCTGACCTACGTGCGCGTCTACTCGGGCACCGTGGAGTCGGGCAGCCAGGTCATCAACGCGACAAAGGGCAAGAAGGAGCGGCTGGGCAAGCTGTTCCAGATGCACTCCAACAAGGAGAACCCGGTCGAGCGGGCCTCGGCCGGCCACATCTACGCGGTCATCGGCCTCAAGGACACCACCACCGGTGACACCCTGAGCGATCCGAACGACCAGATCGTGCTCGAGTCGATGACGTTCCCGGACCCGGTCATCGAGGTCGCCATCGAGCCCAAGACCAAGAGTGACCAGGAGAAACTGGGCACCGCGATCCAGAAGCTCGCCGAAGAGGACCCGACCTTCAAGGTGCACCTGGACCAGGAGACCGGCCAGACCGTCATCGGCGGCATGGGCGAGCTGCACCTGGACATCCTGGTGGACCGGATGCGTCGCGAGTTCAAGGTCGAGGCCAACGTCGGCAAGCCGCAGGTGGCCTACCGCGAGACCATCCGCCGCAAGGTGGAGAAGGTCGAGTACACCCACAAGAAGCAGACGGGTGGCTCGGGCCAGTTCGCCAAGGTGCTCATCGACCTGGAGCCGTTCAGCGGCGAGGACGGTGCCACCTACGAGTTCGAGAACAAGGTCACCGGTGGCCGCATCCCGCGCGAGTACATCCCGTCGGTGGATGCCGGTGCTCAGGACGCCATGCAGTACGGCGTGCTGGCCGGCTACCCGCTGGTGAACGTCAAGGTCACCCTGCTCGACGGCGCGTTCCACGAGGTCGACTCGTCGGAAATGGCGTTCAAGGTGGCCGGCTCCCAGGTGCTGAAGAAGGCCGCGCAGTCCGCGCAGCCGGTCATCCTGGAGCCCATCATGGCCGTCGAGGTCACCACGCCCGAGGACTACATGGGCGACGTGATCGGCGACCTGAACTCCCGCCGTGGTCAGATCCAGGCCATGGAAGAGCGCAGTGGTGCCCGTGTCGTCAAGGCGCAGGTTCCGCTGTCGGAGATGTTCGGCTACGTCGGAGACCTTCGGTCGAAGACCCAGGGCCGGGCAAACTACTCCATGGTGTTCGACTCGTACGCCGAGGTTCCGGCCAACGTGTCGAAGGAGATCATCGCGAAGGCGACCGGACAGTAACCCCCGGTCGGCTCGCGGGGAACCGCAACTGCAAAGATCAACAACTGCTTTAACCAAAGCACCAACACAGTCCAGGAGGACAACACAGTGGCGAAGGCGAAGTTCGAGCGGACGAAGCCGCACGTCAACATCGGGACCATCGGTCACGTTGACCACGGCAAGACCACGCTGACCGCGGCGATCACCAAGGTGCTGCACGACAAGTTCCCCGATTTGAACGAGTCGCGCGCATTCGACCAGATCGACAATGCGCCCGAGGAGCGTCAGCGCGGTATCACGATCAACATTTCCCATGTGGAGTACCAGACCGACAAGCGGCACTACGCCCACGTGGACGCCCCCGGTCACGCTGACTACATCAAGAACATGATCACCGGTGCCGCCCAGATGGACGGCGCGATCCTGGTGGTCGCCGCCACTGACGGCCCGATGCCGCAGACGCGTGAGCACGTGCTGCTCGCCCGTCAGGTCGGCGTGCCCTACATCCTGGTCGCGCTGAACAAGGCCGACATGGTCGACGACGAGGAGCTCATCGAGCTC from Mycobacterium sp. SMC-4 includes:
- the rpsG gene encoding 30S ribosomal protein S7; translated protein: MPRKGPAPKRPLVNDPVYGSQLVTQLVNKVLLDGKKSLAERIVYGALEQARDKTGTDPVVTLKRAMDNVKPSLEVRSRRVGGATYQVPVEVRPDRSTTLALRWLVSFSKQRREKTMIERLANEILDASNGLGAAVKRREDTHKMAEANRAFAHYRW
- the fusA gene encoding elongation factor G — encoded protein: MAQKDVLTDLTKVRNIGIMAHIDAGKTTTTERILYYTGISYKIGEVHDGAATMDWMEQEQERGITITSAATTCFWDDNQINIIDTPGHVDFTVEVERSLRVLDGAVAVFDGKEGVEPQSEQVWRQADKYNVPRICFVNKMDKLGADFYFSVRTMEERLGANVIPIQLPIGAENDFEGVVDLVEMKAKVWSAEAKLGEKYDVVDIPADLQEKADEYRLKLIEAAAETDDDLMEKYLGGEELSIEEIKSGLRKLTINSEAYLVLCGSAFKNKGVQPMLDAVIDYLPSPLDVPPAEGHVPNKEDEQITRNPSTDEPFSALAFKVATHPFFGKLTYVRVYSGTVESGSQVINATKGKKERLGKLFQMHSNKENPVERASAGHIYAVIGLKDTTTGDTLSDPNDQIVLESMTFPDPVIEVAIEPKTKSDQEKLGTAIQKLAEEDPTFKVHLDQETGQTVIGGMGELHLDILVDRMRREFKVEANVGKPQVAYRETIRRKVEKVEYTHKKQTGGSGQFAKVLIDLEPFSGEDGATYEFENKVTGGRIPREYIPSVDAGAQDAMQYGVLAGYPLVNVKVTLLDGAFHEVDSSEMAFKVAGSQVLKKAAQSAQPVILEPIMAVEVTTPEDYMGDVIGDLNSRRGQIQAMEERSGARVVKAQVPLSEMFGYVGDLRSKTQGRANYSMVFDSYAEVPANVSKEIIAKATGQ